In the genome of Streptomyces sp. SAI-127, the window TCGCACGGGTCGCACCCGGGAGGCGGCGGACCACCTCTACCGAGGCCTCGACACAGCCGTCCACTGCGGCGCCGACGGTCTGATCGAGACCGCCCGCGACGAACTGACCGCCGCGGGCCTCCGCCCCCGCCGCCTGCACAGCACGGAGACGGACACGCTCACGGCACGCGAACGTACGGTGGCGAACCTGGCGGCGCAGGGGCACACCGAGGAGGAGATCGCGAAGGAGTTGAACGCCGACGAGCAGACGACGACACGGTTGCTGTCGGCCGTCTGTCGCAAGCTGGGAACGGACAGTACCGGCCTGCGGACGGTGAGTGGTCCCACGTAGGGGTGCGGGGCGCCGCGCGCCCGGCCCCCACGCACCTGCACCCGCACGACCACGTGACTGCCCATTACCATTGGCGCATGTCGTTTCTCCGCCGCCGTAGCGCCACCCCCGCCGGTCCAGACTTCGATGTCCTGGCCATGGACCCGGGCGACTGGCCCGGCAACCTCGGCGCGGGGCTCCTGCCCGCCCCCGACGGCACCTGCCAGGGCGTTTTCCTGCGCTACGACCTCTTCGGCGGCCGCGGCCCCGCGATGATCATCGGCAACCTCCCCGAGGGCTCCCCGGCCCGCGAGGTCCCCGACGGCCAGGTCCCCTTCGAGGTGGCGCAGCTGCTGATCGCGCTGGAGAACGACGAGGAGGTGACCGTCACCGACACCGAGGAAATGCCGGTGATGCAGGGCGACAACCTCCTGATCGTGCGCCGCCTCAAGCTCTCCGAAAGCCGGATCTCCTGCGTTCAGTTCGACCGCAGCGACAACGTCCTGGTGACCATCGCCGCCTGGGACCGCCCGATCACGGACGACCTGTACGCCCTTCTCAAGCCACTGCCGGCGGAGCTCTTCCAGCAGGGCTGAAGGTTTGGTGAGCGTCCGGCAGGTGGCGGCCCCACCCCAGAGGAGTGGAGCTTCCACCTGCCGGACATTCCCTACCGGCGTCGGCCCGAGGGCTTCACATCGACGTCCGCCGCCCGCACGAACTCCACGCGGTGGCCGTACTGGATCTCGTAGTACAGGTCCTGGCCGACCACGACCTTGTGCGAGTCCGGCGTGAAGGTGACCGCGTAGTAGTACTCGCCGGGCACCTTGTCACCGATCACATACGTCTGGCCCTTGAGCACCTTGTACGGCAGCGGCGACACCGCCTGCGCGGGGACCCCCGTCGGATATGCGGAGGCCTCGGGGTAGGCGCGGCCGTACACCGGGACGCTGTCGAGGCCCTCCTTGGGGGTCACGACGAGACCGGAGGCGCTCACCGCGGTCGGGTTGCTCCCGGGGTTCTTGAACCAGGCCTTCTGGCCCAGGTACCAGATCGCCGTCCAGTCGCCGTCCCGGTCCGCGACCGCGTACTGCTGGCCGGTGGAGACCCGTGAAGAGAGGTCGTTCACGTCGATCGTCGGAGCCCTGCCACCCATACCGATGTCCGTGACGAGAGCGGAGTTCTCGTCGGGGGCCGAGTGGAGCCGTACCTCGCTGGAGCCGTGGGACGTGCAGGGCTCGCCCTTGGCGGCGCAGCCCGTGTACTGCGGCCGGTTGGTCGCGTAGTCGGGCCGGATCGTCACCAGCCCGCCCCGCTTGGTGGAGGTCGCCTTGAACGGGTGGCCCAGCAGCTCGAAGTAGTGCCGCCAGTCCCAGTACGGGCCGGGGTCCGTGTGCATGCCCGAGACGGTCGAGGTGGTCGGGCCCGGCACGTTGTCGTGGCCGAGGATGTGCTGCCGGTCCAGCGGGATGCCGTACTTCGCGGAGAGGTACTTCACCAGCCGCGCCGAGGACCGGTACATCGCCTCCGTGTACCAGGCGTCCGGATTCGCCAGGAAGCCCTCGTGCTCCAGACCGATCGACTTGGCGTTGACGTACCAGTTGCCCGCGTGCCAGGCCACGTCCTTCGCCTTCACATGCTGGGCGATGTGACCGTCGGTCGAGCGCAGGGTGTAGTTCCACGACACATAGGTCGGGTCCCGCACCAGGTTGAGGACACCCTCCCAGGCGCCCTCCGTGTCGTGGATGACGATGTACTTGATGCTCTGCGAGGCCGGACGGTCCCCCAGGTCGTGGTTGCCGTAGTCGTTGTCCCCGAACTCCTCGTAGGGTGCCGGGATCCACTCGCAGGACACCGTCTTCGGGCACTCGGTGGTGCCGCTGCCGAGCGTGCGCAGGCCCGTCCGGGCGAGCTGCGCGGTGTCGGGGGCGAGCGTCGGCCGGCCGGTCAGGGCGATCCGCTGACCGGCGTCCGTGGTGCGCTCCTCGCCGGTGCGCAGCACGTCGAAGACGTCGTTCGCGTACGCCGCCGCCGTCGCGCTGTCGTCGGCGCCGGAGAAGCGGGCCACCGCGCCGTACCAGTCCGCCGGGTCCTGGCTCAGCGGCTCGCCCAGATCCTTCTGGGCGGCGGCCAGCAACGCGGCGCCGCCGGCGACGTTCGCCGCGGGGTCGGTGCGCAGGCCCTCGGCGCTCAGGCCGCTCAGCTCGGCCGCCTTCGGCAGGGTCTCCAGCCGGGCCGGGAGCTCGGTGGGCGTCGGCACCTTCGTCTCCGGGAGCAGCGCCGGGCGGGCGCTGTCGCCGCGGGCGTCCTCCGTGCCCTCGCTGTGGTGCGGTGCCGAGGCGAGTGCGGTACGGGCGTCGGTGAGGTGCATCGGGCCGTAGCCACCGGTCACACTCGGTGCTCCGGCGTGGTCGTCCCAGCGGGACTGGAGATAGGAGACACCGAGGAGGACGCTCTGCGGGACGTGGTACTCGGCGGCCGCCGAGGCGAAGGCCTGCTGGAGGCCGGCCGAAGAGTCTTCGGCCGGCGACGGGGCCGCGCCGAGCAGGGGCAGCAGCAGGGCAGTACCGGCCAGCGTGCCGACCACCCTCCGGGTGGCTCTGTTGGGGTCGGTCGTGGATCCTCGCAATGCAGCCTCCTGGGACGGTCGGGCGCGATGAGCCGTGCGGGGCCGGGCGTGCGTCAGTGGTACCGGCTTGCCGACGATCCGTCAATCATGCCCAGGGGCACACGATTTCCCATGTCAATGAGGGGTGTCGGGAGTTTCGTGGCGGATGCATCCAGGCCTGCGGGGCGTCAGTGGTGTACACCAATGTCCCCTGGCGGGGAGCCGCACATACGAGGGTCCGCGGTGCGCCCCGTACTTCAGGGCGCACCGCGGACCCTCGTCCCCGTCAGCGAGTGCCGACCGCCGCGCGCACGGCCCGACGGGCCAGCTGGCAGTCGTCGTGCAGCCGCCTCAGCAGCAGCCGCTGTTCCTCGCCTGACGGCGCGGCACCGGGGTGGGCCACGGCCGGTGCTGCCGGGGTCGAGTCGTGCATCGAACGCTGCAGGGCCGTCTCGTAGGTACGGATCTCACGGGTCAGTACGAGCATCAGGTTCACCAGGAAGGCGTCCCGCGAGGCGGGGCCCGCCGTCTGGGCGATCTGGCTGATCTGACGGCGGGCCACCGGGGCGTCGCCGAGGACCGACCACAGTGTCGCCAGGTCGTAGCCCGGCAGATACCAGCCCGCGTGCTCCCAGTCCACCAGCACTGGACCGGCCGGTGAGAGCAGGATGTTCGAGAGCAGGGCGTCGCCGTGACAGAACTGGCCCATGCCCTGTCGGCCCGCCGAGTGGGCGATGCCGTGCAGGAGTTTCTGCAGATCGCCCATGTCCCGGTCGGTCAGCAGCCCCAGCTCGTGGTAGCGGGAGATACGGGCCGCGTAGTCGAGCGGGGCGTCGAAGGTGCCCGCGGGCGGACGCCAGGCGTTGAGCCGGCACACCGCGCCGAGCGCCGCCCTGATGTCCGCGCGCGGCGGGGCCTCCGCCGGATGCCGGTGCAGAGCCGCCACCCGGCCGGGCATCCGCTCGATGACCAGGGTGCAGTTGTCCGGGTCCGCCGCGATCAGCCGTGGTACGCGCACCGGGGGCCGGTGCCGGACGAACGAACGGTACGCGGCTATTTCGTGCCGGATCCGCTCGGCCCATACCGGGGAGTGGTCGAGTAAGCACTTGGCGACAGCCGTGCTGCGTCCCGTCGTACCGACCAGGAGCACGGAGCGTCCGCTGCGGCGCAGCACCTGCACCGGAGCGAACTCCGGGCAGATCCGGTGCACCGACGCGATCGCCGTGCGCAGCTGGGCGCCCTGAGGGCCGGACAAGTCGAGTCTCCCGCTGAGCGGTTGGGTGCCGAGCCCCGGAACGCGCCGCGTCCTGCCCGTACCCGGTACGGGGGCCGTCGGCCGCGCGGGGTCGAGGTAGGGGCCACCGCCCGCCGGGCGGAGTTGCGGCGACCGGGGCGGGGCGGACACGGAGGACGATGCTGCGTACATGGGCGAGACAGATCCCTTCGTGTGCCTGCTGTGCCTGGAGAAGCAGTGCGCTGCCCGACCCGGAACACCGGGTGCACCCTGGGGAATGTCCCTGTGCGGTCCGGGTCGGGGTGGCGCGTTCCTACCTCACCGCAGATGCGCACTGGCACACCATCTGGCGCACCCTGGCGAACCCTGGCGAATAGTCCCGGAGCAACTGACACGGGGCTACTGTCAACTCAGCCGAGTACCTGGGGGCTTGATGTGAGCGGACAATCCAACACCCGGCTTTCGGACCTGTTCGGCCTCGCCGGCTGGTCCAAGGGTGAACTCGCGAGGCTGGTCAACCGGCAGGCGGCGGCCATGGGCCATCCGCAGCTCTCGACCGACACCTCGCGGGTGCGGCGGTGGATCGACATGGGAGAGATCCCGCGCGATCCGGTGCCGCGGGTGCTGGCGGCTCTGTTCACCGAGCGTCTCGGCCGTGTCGTGACCATTGAAGACCTCGGTCTGGTCCGGCACGGGCGTACGGGGAAACGGCAGGGCGACGGGAGCGTGGAACATCCCGACGGCATGCCATGGGCGCCCGACCGAACCGCCGCGGTCCTCACCGAATTCACGGGAATGGACCTCATGCTCAACCGACGCGGCTTGGTGGGCGCGGGTGCCGCGCTCACCGCGGGATCCGTACTCAGCAGTGCCATGCACGACTGGCTGCACACCGATCCGGCCCTCACCGCCGATGCCCCCCAGTTCGACGACCCCCTGCACGCCGACCCCGCTGGGTTCGACCGTTACGAGGCCGCCCCCATCGGGTCGCAGGAGATCGAGGAACTGGAGCGCTCGGTCGAGGTGTTCCGGGCCTGGGACGCGGCCCGCGGCGGCGGGCTGCAACGCAAGGCGGTCGTGGGCCAGCTCAACGAGGTGGGCGGCATGCTCGCCTACCGGCAGCCCGACCATCTCCAGCGGCGCCTGTGGGGCGTCGCCGCCAACCTGGCCGTCCTCGCGGGCTGGATGTCCCACGACGTCGGCCTCGAACCGACGGCTCAGAAGTACTTCGTCATCGCCGCCCATGCCGCGAGAGAGGGCGGTGACCGGCCCCGCGCCGGCGAGGCGCTCTCCAGGGCGGCCCGCCAGATGGTGCACCTGGGCCGGCCCGACGACGCACTCGACCTGATGAAGCTCGCCCAGTCCGGCTCCGGAGAACAGGTGCTGCCCCGCACCAGGGCGATGCTCTACACCATCGAGGCCTGGGCGCAGGCTTCCATGGGCAAGGGCCAGGCGATGCGCCGCACCCTCGGGCAGGCGGAGGACCTCTTCGTCTCCGACAAGAGCGACGTGCCACCGCCGAGCTGGATGCAGACCTTCAAGGAGGAGGACCTGTACGGCATGCAGGCCCTGGCCTACCGGACGCTGGCGGAGCACGAGCCGGGTGCGGCCGTGCACGCCCAGCACTACGCGGAGAAGGCCCTCGCCCTGCGGGTCGACGGACGGCAGCGGTCGAAGATCTTCGACTTCCTGTCGATGGCCTCGGCCTGCTTCATCGCCGACGACCCCGAACAGGCGGACCGCTACGCGCGGTTGGCTCTGGTGTCGATGGGTTCCAACTCCTCCCACCGCACCTGGGACCGGCTGCGTCAGATGTACCGGCTCACCGCCGAGTACTCCAGCTACCCGAAGATCAACGAGCTGCGCGAGGAGATCAGGCTGGCGCTGCCGAAGCCGAAGGGAAGGGGTGGCAACAGCGCTCGGGCGTGAGGTTGTTATGAAGTCACCTTGGCGATGAGCACGCAGGCGTCGTCCTCGCGCTCGGTCTCGCCGAACTCCTCCATGACCATGCGCACACAGTCCTGCGCGGTGCGCGCCCCGTCGAAACGGGGGGCCAGGTCGAGGAGCCGGTTCACGGCAGCCGTACTGGTGCGCCCGGGCACCAGTCCGTCCGTGTGGAGCAGGAGCAGGTCGCCCGGTTCGAGGGTCTCCTCGGCCTGCGCGTAGACGGCTCCGGAGGTCGCGCCGAGGAGCACGCCGTCGGGTGAGTTCAGCCTGCGCCCCGTCCCGCTCCGGAACAGCAGCGGGGCGGGGTGTCCGGCCTGCGCCCAGACCAGGGTGCGGGTCTCGGGACGGTAGCGGCAGCAGACGGCGCTGCCGAGGGCCGGCTGCACGGTGGCGTCGAGCAACTGGTTGAGCAGGGACATCAGTTGGCCGGGCTGGGTGCCCGCCATCGCCATGCCGCGCACGGCGCCGAGGAGGGTGGCCATGCCGGAGGCGACGGCGACTCCGTGCCCGGTGAGGTCGCCGACGCTCAGGAGGGTCTCGCCGTCGGCCAGTTCGAGTGCGTCGTACCAGTCACCGCCGATCAGGGCGCTGGCCGACGAGGGCAGATAGTGGGCGGCCAGGTCCAGGGTCTCGGTGCCCTGGTGCGGGAGCCGCAGGGAGCCACGCCACGGCGGCAGCACGGCCTCCTGCAGCTCGACCGCGAGCCGGTGCTCGCTCTGCGCGCGCTGCCTCTGGCGTTGTAACGAGTCACGGGTCTCGCTCACCGCCCGTTCACTGCGCCGCAGTTCGCTGACGTCCCGCAGCACGGCCCACATCGAGGCGGTGCTGCCGTCGGCGGCGAGCACGGGCTCGCCCATCATGTGGACGGTGCCCACCTCGCCGTCCGGGCGCACGACACGGAACTCGCCGTCTATGCGCTTGGCGTCGACCAGACAGTCCGTGACCATGCCCGTCAGTCTCGGCCGGTCCTCGTCGAGCACCAGGGAAGGGAGCTCGTCGAGGGTGAGCGGGGGAGCGGTGCGGTCGCGGCCGAGTATCTGGTACAGCTCCCCGGACCAACTCGCCTCGTCCGTAAGGAGGTTCCACTCCGCGCTGCCGACCCGGCTGAGCAGCGAGCCGCGCCGGGGAGCGGGCGGCGCGGTTCGCGCGGCGGACTGTGCCCCGGGCACCGACGGCACGGGCGGCGGGCCGTCCCGCAGCTGCGCCAAGTGCTCGTCCAGATCGCTGAGTTGGTGAAGTGCGAGGTCGTACAGCGCGCGCTGCCAGCGCTCCTGGGGGTCCAAGCCGTCACCGGGCGCGTCCCGTCGTACGGCGTCCACGTCGCCCTTGAGTCGCCGCGTCTGCGAAATCAGCGCGTCGACCGAGCCGCGTCCTGGCGGCTGGGCGGCGGGGTGGTCCGCGGAGAGGTGGGACGACATGACGCACTCCGATGCGGGGGACGGTTCGACTCGGTCGGGACGGAGGGACCGTTACGACTGTTGCACAGGGCGCGACGCGCTGTAAGGGATTTGGCGGCACACGATACGGTGGTGCTTCTGGCATATGCCACAGTCTTCAGAAGCGGTCGGGCGGAGCGTTTTGTCTACGCTCTTTGATGTCTCAAGTCGTAGGCGATGTACGAGACTTGGCGGGTCGGTGGGGTGGCCGATCCGGTGTTCATTTGTGTGTTCGACGGTCCTGTGTTCTAAGGAGTCTGGCAAGACCTTGTGGTGAAGTCGAGGAATCTTGCTAAGTGACGCACGTCACATTAATTCACCCCCGCTCAGGCGTAATGCAAACGGCACCTGCGAGGTCGTAATCGTATGGACACGACACTCGAGCAGCCTGCCCGCGCCCGGCTGATCACCGCGGAGAACCAGCAACTGCCCGTTCCCGCCATCCTGCGCTACGGCTCCACCGATCCGCTGGCCGTCCACGTCGACTTCCCGCCCGAGGTCTCCCTGGACGGACAGGAGGTCACCTGGACCTTCGCCCGTGTCCTGCTGGAGGAGGGGCTGCGTGGCCCGGCCGGCGGCGGGGACGTGCACATCTGGCCGTGCGGCCGGAGCACGACGGTCGTGGAGTTCCACTCGCCGTACGGCCTCGCCCTCCTCCAGTTCGACACGCCCGCTCTGCGCGAGTTCCTGCTGCGGACCTATGCGGTGGTCGGCGCCGGACAGGAGGATCTCGGCGCGGCCGTCGAACAGGGGCTCAGCGCGCTCTTCGGGGGTGTCTGAGTGGCTACGGCGGTCCCGGCCGCTCAGTACCGCAGCACCCCCGCGATGCGGTCGGAGCCGCCCAGCGTGCCGTCCGGTACGAAGCGGACGTCGGCGCCGGTCTCCAGGCACTGTTCGACGATCTCGTCCACGATGTCCTCGCGGGCGTCGAGGTCGCCGCTCTCGGCCGGGATGAGATGGTCACCGTCCCCGTCGCGGACCGTCACCCGGTAGTTCTCCTCGACGGCCAGCAGTCGCAGTCGGCCCTCCCGGGCGCTCTGCCAGATCTCGTCGACACCGGCCGCGAACGCCCGCCGTCCGCGCGCCGCTTCGAGCTCCAGGGTCACCGCGTCGGTGCTCTTGCGGGCCTCCGCGGCGATCAGCGGCCGGACCGCGTGCCAGACCGCGTCCGGGGTGCCGTGTGCGAGACCGCCGTGCGGGACGTGCACCGCGTCCGTGGTGACGCTGCCGACGTCGTCCAGCGCGGACAGCGCCGCGGTCTCGCCGGTGATGTACAGCGGCCGCGGCTCCTCGCGCAAAAGCTTGGCCAGCGCGGTGTCGGCGTCCCGCAGGAAGTGCCGCGTGTCCTCGTCCCGGAAGGTGCTCGGCATGTCACCGATCCGCTCCAGGCGCTCGGCGTCGAAATTCTCGCGGATCCTGGTCAGCGGAAAGCCGTGGGCGCGGTGCTCGGTGACGCGGTCGACGCCGCCGTTCCACAGGGTGGCGCGGTCGGCCGAGACCGACAGGACCCAGAACGGGCGCTCGGAGGCCTGGGCGGAGACGAGGTTGCGGGTCAGGAAGGTGTCCGAGAGCACCACGCGCTCCGGTACGGCACGGGACAGGGACCACACCTGGTGCTCGCCCGGAGCGGCGAAGATCGCCAGACCGTCCTCGGCATGCGCCAGATCGATCTCGGCGAGGGCCAGGTCGAGTTGCCGGACGACGTCGGCGCGCCGCTCCCGGGGGACCGCCGGGTCGGCCTCCAGCTGTTTCTTGGCCTCGGCCACCACATTGCGCAGCCGGACCGGATCCTGGGCGTTCTCGGGTTCACGGCGGTGGGTCGGCGTCAGTACGGACACCGCCGGATAGGCGCGCGGGCGGCGCAGTTCGGAGAGGGTCGCAGGGCTGAGTGCGTGCTCCATAACAGCACCATAGGACCGATCGGCCGATCAGGCATTTGGGGCAACAAGATCGGGCGTTCAGGGCAGACGGCTCATGTCCTGAGCGGCTCGAGTACGGCGATCGAGCCCTGGGCCACCGCGCACAGGGTCTCGGCGCCGTCGGCGTCCACGGTGCTCAGGTCGCAGCGGCACACCACACGGGTGCGGCCGGCCCGTACGACCCGGGCGCGGGCGCGCAGCATCTCACCGCGGGCCGGACGCAGGAAGTCGATGGAGAAGCCGGCGGTGGTCACCGCGGAGCCGGCCACCGAGCCCGCCGCGAAGGAGAGCGCGTTGTCCGCCGCGTAGCCGAGCACTCCGCCGTGCACGGTGCCGTGCTGCTGGAGCAGATCGCCGCGGATGTCGAACTCCAGGGTCGCCCCGCCCTCCTCGAAGGCGGTCAGACGGGCACCGACCAACGTGCTGAACGGCTGTGCCGCCAGGACCTTCCGGGCCAGCTCCAGGTCCAGGGTCCGGGTCATCCGCCCACCCCCCTCTCGCCTCTCACTTCACTGGTGAAGTGAGACTGGCGCGAGCCCCTCCCGTCTGTCAACATCGGCGCATGTCCGAGCCCGAGGACCAGCGTCTCTACTTCCTGCTCCAGCGGGCCGCACACCGCTTGCGGACCACGGCGGACCGGCGCTGCCTGGCCGCCGCGGGGGTCACCACGGCCCAGCTCGGCGCCCTGTTCGCGGTGCGGGACGAGGCCGGCATCACCCAGCAGCGGCTGGCGCGCACGCTCGGACTGCGCGAGTCGGCCGTGACCGGGCTGGTCGGGCGGCTGACGGCGGCGGGTCTCCTCGCGAAGAGGCCGCACCCGCGTGAACACCGGGCCGTCGTACTGGAGTTGACCGACGCCGGGACCGGTGCCCTGCGGGCCGCCCAGCCCGAGATCGACCGCTTCAACACAGAACTGCGCGAGGCACTGGGCGACGACGGTTTCACCGGGGCGGCGACGGCCATGCACCGGCTCGCGTACTGGGAGTCCTAGGGGGCCCAGCGCTCGGGTTGCGCCACGTAGATCCAGTCGAAGCCGTCGTAGCCCTCGGTGTCGAGATGCGGGGCACGGCTGAGTCCGGCGCGTTGCGCCACGCGCTGTGAGGCGACGTTCGCCGGGCGCACGCGGGCGATCAGCGGGATGTCGGGCACGTGCGCCGCTGCCCAGGTGGTGACCGCGGTGGCGGCTTCACCGGCGAAGCCCTGACCCCAGGCCGAGGCGGCGAAACGGTAGAAGAGGTTCAGCACCTGTACGCCGTGGAGTTCCATGGGCTTGATCCCGCAGAAGCCGAGCTGCCGGGCGCTGTCGTGGCGCCCGACGACCCAGTAGCCGTAACCGTGCTGCTCCCACTGCTTGTCCCAGCGCCGGTAGAGCTGTTCGGCCTCCTCATGCCGGGTGAGTGCGTCGGAGGGGTTGTGCACGCAGGTCTCCGGGTCGCTGTGGACGCCGAGGATCACGTCGATGTCGGCTTCGGCCGGGCGCCGCAGCCACAGTCGGGCGGTCCTCAACTCTTCGGCCCTTTCACTCCGTTCACTCATGCCGGGATCGTAGACCGAGTGGATCTCAGCCGTCGCGTTCGGGCCCGCAGGAGCTGCCGTCGGGCGGGAGGCTGCCGTACAGCAGGAAGTCGTCGACCTTGCGGCGCACGCACTTGGAGGAGCCGTAACCGGTGTGGCCCTCGCCCTTGTTGTCGAGGACCACGGCCGAGTCGCCGAGGCGCTTCGCGGTCTCCACGGTCCAGCGGTACGGCGTCGCGGGGTCGCCGCGGGTGCCGACGAGGAGGATCTTCGGGGTGCGGACGTCGCGCACCTTCTCGCGGATGAAGTCCGTGCCCTTCGGGCGGCCGTAACAGATCAGGTACTCGGTGAGCCGGTAGCGGCCGAAGACCGGCGAGGCCTGCACGTAAGCGGCACGCAGCCGGGCCAGGTCCTTGGTGATCCGGTCGGCGCCGGGGCGGTCGGGATCGTCCGCGCAATTGACCGCCATCAGCGCCGCCGGAAGATTGTCGAACGGCACGTCCTCCACGTCGGCGAGAGTGCTGTGCGTCGGGTCGTCGGAGGGAGGGCGCGCGCGGGTGAGGACATCGGAGCCGCCGCCCGCGAAGCCGAGGACGCCCGTCGTGTCGCCCTGCTCCACCAGCTCGGCGAGCGCCCGCTCCAGCGAGGGCCACAGATCCTTGCTGTAGAGGGCCTGGCTGATGGCGCCCACCAGGTCCTGTCCGGTGAAGGCGGGGCCGAAGTCGGTCGGCACCGGGTCCTCGTCCAGCGACGCCACGAGTTGCAGGACCTGTTCCCGGGCGCCGCGCGCGTCGGTGCCGAACGGACAGGCGATGTCCTTCACACACCAGTCGACGAAGTCCTCCAGCGCCGTCTGCTGCCCGGCGGCGCCCGCCACACCCTGTTCGGCCAGCGGCTCGGTGAGGGTGTCCACACCGTCCAGCACCAGCCGGCCCACCTTCTTGGGGAACTGGGCCGCGTACACCGCGCCCAGCCGGCTGCCGTACGAGAAGCCGAGGTAGTTGAGCTTCTTGTCGCCGAGGGCCTGGCGCATGATGTCCAGGTCGCGGGAGACGTTCACCGTGCCGATGTGCGGGAGCACGGGCCCGGAGTGCTTGGTGCACTGGTCGGCGGCCTTCCGCAACCTTCCGAGCACGGCCTGCGGATCCCGGGTGAAGGCGCTGTCGTCGTCGGTGGCCGCCAGCGCCTCGTCGGTGCCGTTGCCGCAGCTGACCGGGGAGGACCTGCCCACGCCGCGCGGATCGAAGGACACCACGTCGTACTCGTCCGTGAGGTTCATGAAGTCGTCGCCGCCGGCCGCGAGTGCGGGCACGCCCGCGCCGCCCGGGCCGCCGAAGTTCAGCAGCACCGAGCCATGCTTGTGCTTGGTCGCGGCCCGGTAGCGGGCGAGTGCCAGTTCGAGGGTGCCCGCGCGGGGCTTCGCGTAGTCGACGGGCACAGTGACCTTTCCGCACTGCAGGTCGGCGGGGGCCTCCATGCCCACGCACTTCGACCACTTGATCTTCTGGCGGTAGAAGCGCGACAGATCCGGTCCGGAGCCGTCCGTGACCACGGACGGCAGTCCGGCGCCGAGCAGGGCCAGCCCCACGGCTCCGGAGACTGCGCATCGCCGCCTCGTCACCTTGGCGAGCATCCATGCCTCCAAGGACGCCCATCGGCGCCCTCGATCACGATAAGCGGCCCTTCGGCGGGACGCCTCCGGGGGAGCGTGATCACGGAATGTGCCCTGATCCGTGCCTGCTCGGACGCGGGTGTCAGCTCTGATGGAACCGGCCGTGCAACTGCCGCACACGCTCCGTCAACTCGGGCACCGGTCCCTCCACGATCACGTCGGGGGCGATCTCGTTGACCGGCAGTGTCCGTACCGGTGGTGCCGGAACGCCCAACTGGGTGAGCCACTTTGCGAGTTGTTCGGACGAGGCGACGTACACGATGCGTCCGAGGCCCACCCAGGCGTGCGCGGCCGCGCACATCGGACAGTGCTCGCCGGAGGTGTACACGGTGGCCGCCGCCCGCTCCTCGGGCGTCATGTGCGCCGCCGCCCAGCGGGCCAGCTCGAACTCGGGGTGCCGGGTGCGGTCGCCTGAGGCCACGCGGTTGTGGTCCTCGGCGAGGATCTCGCCGTCGGCGCCCACCAGGACCGAGCCGAACGGTTCGTCCCCGGCCTCCAGCGCCTCGGTGGCCAGCTCGACGCAGCGGTGCAGATACGGCAGTTCTGTGTCCTTCACGACCATG includes:
- a CDS encoding GNAT family N-acetyltransferase, whose amino-acid sequence is MSERSERAEELRTARLWLRRPAEADIDVILGVHSDPETCVHNPSDALTRHEEAEQLYRRWDKQWEQHGYGYWVVGRHDSARQLGFCGIKPMELHGVQVLNLFYRFAASAWGQGFAGEAATAVTTWAAAHVPDIPLIARVRPANVASQRVAQRAGLSRAPHLDTEGYDGFDWIYVAQPERWAP
- a CDS encoding alpha/beta hydrolase, whose amino-acid sequence is MLAKVTRRRCAVSGAVGLALLGAGLPSVVTDGSGPDLSRFYRQKIKWSKCVGMEAPADLQCGKVTVPVDYAKPRAGTLELALARYRAATKHKHGSVLLNFGGPGGAGVPALAAGGDDFMNLTDEYDVVSFDPRGVGRSSPVSCGNGTDEALAATDDDSAFTRDPQAVLGRLRKAADQCTKHSGPVLPHIGTVNVSRDLDIMRQALGDKKLNYLGFSYGSRLGAVYAAQFPKKVGRLVLDGVDTLTEPLAEQGVAGAAGQQTALEDFVDWCVKDIACPFGTDARGAREQVLQLVASLDEDPVPTDFGPAFTGQDLVGAISQALYSKDLWPSLERALAELVEQGDTTGVLGFAGGGSDVLTRARPPSDDPTHSTLADVEDVPFDNLPAALMAVNCADDPDRPGADRITKDLARLRAAYVQASPVFGRYRLTEYLICYGRPKGTDFIREKVRDVRTPKILLVGTRGDPATPYRWTVETAKRLGDSAVVLDNKGEGHTGYGSSKCVRRKVDDFLLYGSLPPDGSSCGPERDG
- a CDS encoding nucleoside deaminase, translating into MVVKDTELPYLHRCVELATEALEAGDEPFGSVLVGADGEILAEDHNRVASGDRTRHPEFELARWAAAHMTPEERAAATVYTSGEHCPMCAAAHAWVGLGRIVYVASSEQLAKWLTQLGVPAPPVRTLPVNEIAPDVIVEGPVPELTERVRQLHGRFHQS